A single window of uncultured Methanospirillum sp. DNA harbors:
- a CDS encoding radical SAM protein, whose amino-acid sequence MYTAQDGTISERFPDQWLIVTPISVETIPLVHAWPRAKFLQVSTVGCNLSCPGCVSEVLVRSPENLGKGLLHRDPLSIIDEAVSEGCEGIYFCLNEPTVSLPSFLRVARLAKERGMVVGCSTNGYFSAYTLNLLLPVLDVVNVGLKGDDPVTLRSCGIADNSIVMTNLSHLVDAGVHVEVALMHVAKREEDLIRQARAVTGISRTIPIQIMRCMAFGDLGQECEPSIPESEQICERIHSFAPHVCLFNSPGSSWMNSVCPSCGGVISERELYGPMGCRPLTFREDGQCSCGYQLPITGQVRSIRYEEDGMNGGYRPTRALEFIQGIVSCLGEEDPLCAPRLWRSFIAGEGIEKIHDRIQRVDTYYGIIREVASLTGRIENGEDLIHTLQDMVARVTDAVSGAERPRVLYTMGYPVFSLNGGRFENHLAEIAGGEPVNRMIKRTGKPGITISHDEFILLNPDWICISGLFSLPKEASLQYCRSHSLIVPAVTKEAVIEMPASWDFGSPRWALGLMLLARIFHPDRCDWDIEEEADRFYRRFYGVSYRDVHPTRSFIKASAL is encoded by the coding sequence ATGTATACCGCACAAGATGGCACAATATCTGAACGATTTCCTGACCAGTGGCTGATTGTAACGCCGATATCTGTTGAGACGATTCCCCTTGTTCATGCATGGCCACGGGCAAAATTCCTCCAGGTCAGCACGGTCGGGTGCAATCTCTCTTGTCCGGGGTGTGTCTCTGAAGTTCTTGTTCGGAGTCCTGAAAATCTGGGGAAGGGCCTTCTCCACCGTGATCCTCTCTCCATCATTGATGAAGCCGTCTCTGAAGGCTGTGAAGGGATCTACTTCTGCCTGAATGAACCGACAGTTTCACTTCCATCGTTCCTCAGGGTCGCCAGACTTGCCAAAGAGAGAGGAATGGTTGTCGGATGCTCAACGAATGGTTATTTTTCGGCGTATACCCTGAATCTGCTGCTCCCGGTGCTTGACGTGGTAAATGTCGGGTTGAAAGGGGATGATCCTGTAACATTACGCTCGTGTGGAATCGCTGACAACAGCATTGTCATGACAAATCTCTCTCACCTGGTGGATGCCGGGGTTCACGTCGAGGTTGCGCTGATGCATGTTGCCAAAAGAGAAGAGGATCTGATCAGACAGGCACGTGCTGTTACCGGGATATCGAGGACGATACCGATTCAGATCATGCGATGTATGGCATTTGGAGATCTCGGGCAGGAGTGCGAACCGTCGATTCCTGAATCTGAACAGATCTGCGAACGCATTCACTCGTTTGCCCCTCATGTATGCCTCTTCAACTCACCAGGCAGTTCATGGATGAACTCGGTCTGCCCGTCCTGTGGCGGGGTTATCAGTGAACGTGAGTTGTACGGTCCCATGGGATGCAGGCCGCTGACTTTTCGTGAGGATGGGCAGTGCTCCTGCGGGTACCAACTGCCGATCACCGGTCAGGTCCGTTCAATCAGATATGAGGAGGACGGGATGAATGGCGGGTACCGGCCTACCCGGGCACTTGAGTTCATACAGGGTATCGTCTCCTGTCTCGGTGAAGAAGATCCGCTCTGTGCTCCGCGGCTATGGCGGTCATTTATTGCCGGTGAAGGGATTGAAAAGATCCATGACCGGATCCAACGGGTTGATACCTATTATGGCATTATCAGGGAGGTTGCATCACTCACCGGCCGTATTGAGAACGGAGAGGACCTGATACACACTCTTCAGGATATGGTGGCTCGTGTAACTGATGCCGTATCCGGGGCAGAGCGTCCCCGAGTTCTCTATACCATGGGATACCCGGTCTTTTCCCTGAATGGTGGGAGGTTTGAGAATCATCTGGCAGAGATTGCAGGCGGTGAACCGGTGAACAGAATGATAAAACGGACCGGCAAGCCTGGAATAACGATCTCACATGACGAGTTTATCTTGTTGAATCCTGACTGGATCTGCATATCAGGACTCTTCTCTCTTCCTAAGGAGGCATCGCTTCAGTACTGCAGATCTCATTCACTGATCGTTCCTGCAGTAACAAAGGAGGCAGTTATAGAGATGCCGGCTTCATGGGATTTTGGAAGTCCGAGATGGGCTCTCGGTCTGATGCTTCTTGCCAGGATATTTCATCCAGACCGGTGTGACTGGGATATCGAGGAGGAGGCGGATCGGTTCTATCGCAGGTTTTATGGCGTCTCATACCGTGATGTTCATCCAACCCGGTCGTTTATCAAGGCGTCTGCCCTATAA
- a CDS encoding class I SAM-dependent methyltransferase — MDNKPNHHTMAMKPMGFANIAGTVFAPIYPVIAEQILTSCSIRAGAVLDLGCGPGHLATALAMRSDLVVRAMDISPDMIRICSERVNEIGLCGRVIPVHGDVSAIPFPSGSFELVVSRGSWFFWEDLSLGLREAYRVLKPGGIAYIGGGFGNSALKREIIAAMKEKEPGFEEGMKDRIRSMPQERVEKALDSAGITNYSIINDETGYWVRMVRS, encoded by the coding sequence ATGGATAATAAACCGAATCATCATACCATGGCGATGAAACCAATGGGATTTGCCAACATCGCCGGAACCGTCTTTGCACCGATATACCCTGTAATCGCAGAACAGATCCTTACCAGTTGCAGCATTCGTGCAGGAGCCGTGTTGGATCTTGGATGTGGCCCAGGTCACCTTGCCACTGCTCTTGCGATGCGGTCTGATCTGGTCGTCCGGGCGATGGATATCTCACCTGACATGATCAGGATCTGTAGTGAGAGGGTAAATGAAATAGGTCTTTGTGGCCGTGTAATTCCGGTTCATGGCGATGTTAGTGCGATACCATTTCCGAGTGGCTCATTTGAACTCGTGGTAAGCAGGGGGTCCTGGTTCTTCTGGGAAGACCTCTCACTGGGTCTTCGTGAAGCATATCGCGTCCTTAAGCCTGGAGGTATTGCATATATTGGTGGAGGATTTGGAAATTCAGCCTTAAAGAGAGAGATTATCGCAGCCATGAAAGAAAAGGAACCAGGATTTGAAGAAGGGATGAAGGATCGGATCCGCTCTATGCCGCAGGAACGGGTTGAAAAAGCCCTTGACAGTGCAGGGATCACCAATTATTCAATCATCAACGATGAGACCGGATACTGGGTCCGGATGGTGCGATCATGA